A region from the Linepithema humile isolate Giens D197 chromosome 1, Lhum_UNIL_v1.0, whole genome shotgun sequence genome encodes:
- the LOC136997282 gene encoding uncharacterized protein, whose protein sequence is MPMRLSELPKAFGLTNTSDKGIFPHLFNTNDNQSYVGPLPDIRYCSPDSMNTNEREKFLAWHAEMIRTNYVFDFECEILRYCRNDVNILRRACMSFRKIFLKCGRVCPFEECTTIASTCMRVFRKNFLREREIGIIPPGGYRRANTQSRKALQWLVWKERELGHNITHAGRTREYRLQDGTLVDGYYESVENGITHYHVLQFHGCFWHGCPSCFKINRDRELTVNNERGDTIDLRYERTIATTYRLRRRGYSVIEKWECVFDREMMENREMREFLQNHPMIEIEPLNPRDAFYGGRTGNIVTRYEITDTEKIRYVDVCSLYPYVLKTGVFPIGHPTVYVAEECSTLIGIGPCYNFDSVEGLVRCRVLPPSDLFHPVLPYRVRGKLLFALCRSCCETFSHEECTHEPSEREFEGTWVSLELRKAIDKGYLVTRVCEIWQYTTARYDPDTQQGGLFTEYINTFLKLKQEASGWPSECEDDVSKEQYLRDYEKTEGVVLDKQNIAKNPGLRSVAKLCLNSFWGKFGQRSNLPNTEIVKTQQRLASLLTSPQHEIIEILPVNEEVMYVSWRLREELDVPSPLTNVVIAAFTTAQARLV, encoded by the coding sequence atgccaATGCGTTTATCGGAGTTACCGAAGGCTTTTGGCCTGACAAATACTTCGGACAAAGGCatttttccgcatttatttaataccaaCGATAATCAGTCATATGTCGGTCCGTTGCCGGATATTCGATATTGTTCACCCGATAGTATGAATACGAACGAGCGAGAAAAGTTTTTAGCGTGGCACGCGGAAATGATTCGTACGAATTATGTGTTTGATTTTGAATGCGAGATATTGCGTTACTGTCGCAACGACGTGAATATTCTGAGACGCGCGTGTATGTCTTTCAGAAAGATTTTCTTGAAGTGCGGTCGCGTGTGTCCGTTCGAGGAATGCACAACAATCGCTTCCACGTGTATGAgggtttttagaaaaaactttttacgtgaaagagaaattggaaTAATTCCACCGGGCGGGTACAGACGCGCGAATACCCAATCGCGGAAGGCGCTTCAGTGGCTGGTGTGGAAGGAGCGCGAGCTCGGACATAACATCACCCACGCAGGACGCACTCGGGAATATCGTCTGCAAGACGGCACGCTAGTCGATGGTTATTACGAGTCGGTGGAAAACGGTATAACACACTATCACGTGTTGCAATTCCACGGTTGTTTTTGGCACGGATGTCCGTCGTGTTTTAAGATTAATCGCGATAGGGAACTAACGGTAAACAACGAACGCGGCGATACGATTGATTTGCGTTATGAGCGCACCATCGCAACAACGTATCGTCTTCGAAGACGGGGGTACTCGGTGATAGAGAAGTGGGAATGCGTCTTTGATCGCGAAATGATGGAAAATAGGGAAATGcgtgaatttttacaaaatcacCCGATGATAGAAATTGAGCCGCTCAACCCGCGCGATGCGTTCTACGGTGGACGTACAGGGAACATCGTGACGCGGTACGAGATTACGGATACGGAGAAGATACGTTACGTGGACGTGTGTTCTCTGTACCCGTACGTACTGAAGACCGGGGTTTTCCCGATCGGACATCCCACGGTGTACGTCGCGGAGGAATGCTCGACTCTAATTGGCATAGGACCgtgttacaattttgattCCGTCGAAGGTCTCGTGCGTTGCAGGGTACTCCCTCCGAGCGATCTCTTTCACCCCGTATTACCCTATCGCGTGCGTGGAAAGCTACTATTCGCGTTGTGTCGCAGTTGTTGCGAAACATTTTCACACGAAGAATGTACCCACGAGCCGTCCGAGCGAGAATTCGAGGGTACGTGGGTATCGCTTGAATTGCGCAAAGCCATCGACAAAGGTTATCTCGTAACGAGGGTTTGTGAGATTTGGCAATACACTACAGCTCGCTACGATCCCGATACACAGCAGGGTGGATTATTCACGgaatatataaacacatttttaaaattgaaacaagaaGCCAGCGGATGGCCGAGCGAGTGTGAGGATGACGTGTCTAAAGAACAATATCTTCGCGACTACGAGAAAACCGAGGGTGTCGTTCTCGATAAGCAAAACATCGCGAAAAATCCTGGTTTGCGCTCGGTCGCGAAGCtatgtttaaattctttttggggGAAATTTGGTCAACGATCCAACCTGCCGAATACCGAGATCGTAAAAACTCAACAGCGTTTAGCGAGTTTACTCACGAGTCCTCAGCATGagataatcgaaatattaCCCGTAAACGAAGAAGTGATGTATGTTTCGTGGCGACTGCGAGAAGAGCTGGACGTACCCTCGCCTCTTACTAACGTGGTTATAGCGGCTTTCACGACGGCACAGGCGCGTCTTGTATGA
- the LOC136997026 gene encoding uncharacterized protein — MTGLEKLYYDPAHYAGYSAVDNLFRAANLSRNNVARWLEAQDAYTLHRPLRRKFPRMHYNVTNIDDLWEADLIELRNLKSYNDGYAYLLVIIDVLSKYVWVEPLRDKTSNSVMGAFQCVLSRSNGRVPVYLQTDKGKEFVGRPLQKLLEENDIRFRVARNPDVKAAIVERFNRTLKERMWRYFTHKNTRRYIDVLQNIVNAYNHTRHSSTRMQPYVVTRENARIARENITRQWRSNDDEANEKRRKAKYHVGDLVRISRAKVVFEKGYEARWSEEIFRIHRILDWRKPRVYELSDLEGEVIDGIFYEQELARVEKNLQEEEFIVDRVIRSRGRGNNKQVLVSWRGYPSKFDSWIPASSLTPLVRNEDGSISLDSSQQ; from the coding sequence ATGACGggtcttgaaaaattgtactatGATCCCGCGCATTATGCCGGTTATTCGGCTGTTGATAATCTGTTTCGCGCGGCGAATTTATCCCGTAACAATGTCGCGCGATGGCTCGAAGCGCAAGATGCGTACACACTGCATCGTCCATTGCGACGGAAATTTCCACGAATGCATTACAACGTAACGAATATCGACGATCTGTGGGAGGCTGATTTGATCGAACTCCGAAATCTCAAAAGTTACAACGACGGATATGCGTATTTACTCGTGATTATCGATGTACTTAGTAAATACGTCTGGGTAGAACCATTGCGCGATAAGACGAGTAATTCCGTAATGGGAGCTTTCCAGTGCGTGCTCTCGAGAAGTAACGGACGCGTACCCGTATACCTACAAACGGACAAGGGTAAAGAATTTGTCGGGCGACCGCTACAAAAGCttttggaagaaaatgacATTCGTTTTCGCGTAGCCCGCAATCCGGATGTCAAAGCCGCCATCGTCGAGCGCTTCAACAGAACGTTGAAAGAACGAATGTGGCgttattttacgcataaaaatacgcgacgctacatcgatgttttgcaaaatatcgtAAACGCCTATAATCACACCCGTCATTCGAGCACCAGAATGCAACCGTATGTCGTTACGAGAGAAAATGCACGTATCGCACGTGAAAATATAACACGCCAATGGAGGAGCAACGACGACGAAGCGAACGAGAAACGTCGAAAGGCTAAATACCACGTCGGTGATCTCGTTCGTATCAGTAGAGCAAAAGTCGtcttcgagaaaggatacgaGGCACGGTGGAGCGAGgagatatttcgaattcaCCGTATACTCGATTGGCGAAAACCACGTGTGTACGAGCTGAGCGATTTAGAAGGAGAAGTCATAGACGGCATTTTTTACGAACAAGAATTGGCTCGGGTTGAGAAAAACTTGCAGGAGGAGGAGTTTATCGTCGATCGTGTGATAAGAAGTCGGGGTCGCGGTAATAATAAACAGGTGCTGGTTAGTTGGCGTGGTTATCCCAGCAAGTTTGATTCTTGGATCCCTGCTTCGAGTTTAACCCCGCTTGTTCGAAATGAGGACGGATCAATTTCTCTTGATTCTTCCCAGCAATAG
- the LOC136997031 gene encoding uncharacterized protein: MSFLHTHSNECLKSELDLFSLPLTQTSIESSQWIYYKPVTSLADDAPIEFAIPGHGEDYLDLTHTMLSLRVRVESSSLAGGGTAVGTPEFKVGSVNHLLHSMFNQIDIYFNQKLVSPPNNAYAYRAYIEALLNYSSPAKNSHLTCCLWDMDTPGLMDALLESQTPNQALVRRSRYIRDE; this comes from the coding sequence ATGTCCTTTCTTCATACACATTCAAACGAGTGTTTAAAAAGTGAActcgatctcttttctttaccaCTCACACAAACCAGCATCGAGAGTTCGCAatggatttattacaaacccGTAACGTCGCTCGCGGACGACGCGCCTATAGAATTCGCCATACCCGGTCATGGAGAAGATTATCTAGATCTCACGCACACCATGCTGAGCCTTCGCGTACGCGTAGAATCTTCCTCCCTAGCAGGAGGTGGTACCGCCGTTGGCACCCCCGAATTCAAAGTAGGCTCTGTAAATCATTTACTGCATTCCATGTTCAACCAAAtcgacatatatttcaatcaaaaactcGTGTCGCCCCCAAACAACGCTTACGCGTATCGGGCTTACATCGaggcgttattaaattattcttcaccCGCAAAAAACTCCCATCTGACCTGCTGTCTGTGGGATATGGATACCCCAGGTTTAATGGACGCCCTCCTAGAGTCGCAAACCCCAAATCAGGCTCTCGTGAGACGCTCGCGTTACATTCGAGACGAATAG
- the LOC136997033 gene encoding uncharacterized protein F54H12.2-like — protein sequence MRLVRSKDSFCLMESNSLSKIRLLDASLLVRRAKISPGVLLSHARMLSKTTAKYPLTKVEVKTFTIHAGLIGESIDNVILGQLPKRVIVGFVDNRAFNGDRKLNPFNFKNYGINFFSLYADGMQIPSRPLQPNFSKDEGLYVEAYHTLFSGTGIHFLNEGNSISREDYGQGYTLFAFDLTPDLSAHCAGHWNLVKHGSLRLEVKFEKALTATVNCIVYAEFDNILEIDSSRQVIVDFAG from the coding sequence ATGAGGCTCGTTCGCTCGAAAGATTCGTTTTGCCTTATGGAATCTAATTCACTGTCAAAAATACGCCTTCTAGACGCTAGTCTGCTCGTTAGAAGAGCAAAGATAAGCCCTGGTGTGTTACTCTCGCATGCGAGAATGTTGAGTAAAACCACCGCCAAATATCCTCTCACAAAAGTCGAggttaaaacatttacgattCACGCTGGACTCATAGGGGAATCGatagataatgtaatactCGGACAACTGCCAAAACGTGTAATAGTCGGTTTTGTCGATAACAGAGCGTTTAATGGTGATAGAAAACTGAAtccgtttaatttcaaaaactacggtataaattttttttctctgtatGCCGATGGTATGCAAATTCCCAGTAGACCGTTACAACCGAACTTCTCGAAAGACGAAGGCCTTTACGTCGAAGCCTACCACACGCTCTTCTCGGGAACCGGCATTCACTTCTTGAACGAGGGAAATTCTATAAGTAGAGAGGATTATGGCCAGGGCTACACTCTTTTCGCTTTTGATCTTACCCCCGACTTGTCCGCTCATTGCGCCGGGCATTGGAATCTCGTGAAACATGGTAGTTTGCGATTAgaagtgaaatttgaaaagGCGCTTACCGCGACCGTTAATTGTATCGTTTACGCAGAGTTCGATAACATTCTAGAAATAGACTCCTCTCGACAAGTTATCGTCGATTTTGCCGGTTAG
- the LOC136997285 gene encoding probable G-protein coupled receptor 139, which translates to MNKTNDSVIIVIKTLNNISGYYIPIFFCFSVLVNSLSMYVCFYTKLRYSSSSIYLGVLAISDIGVLITIFVDWLELRNIIYVNYLDELLTGSEKLFDFLSVWIIVVFTVQRYMAIKRPLLCRLDTVKRAKNVVLGLADLAVLYSIPWFIMIAMYINIHTYDEERKLDYWWWIFDTINAIITFVLPTTITAIFNARIVHNIREHNRIQRNLILSFVASNKKTKSSENETSYIEDTKMLVIISSTIICLNIPFQISRQLVALEILEISNKHFYIIWIVTQLLWLANYGINFFLNCATGKNFRKEMIRIFTKRSDIRRNEDIEMEKY; encoded by the exons atgaataaaacaaatgattcagtaataattgtaattaaaactcTTAATAACATCTCAGGGTACTACATACCgattttcttttgcttttctGTGTTGGTTAACAGTCTATCCATGTATGTGTGTTTCTACACAAAGCTACGGTACTCCTCGTCCAGCATTTATCTAGGTGTGCTTGCGATAAGCGACATCGGTGTTTTAATAACGATATTCGTGGACTGGCTCGAATTAAGAAACATAATATATGTCAATTATTTGGATGAACTTTTGACTGGTTCGGAAAAGTTATTTGATTTCTTGAGTGTGTGGATTATAGTGGTTTTTACTGTTCAACGGTACATGGCGATCAAGCGACCGTTACTTTGTCGCTTGGACACAGTCAAGCGAGCGAAAAACGTGGTGTTAGGGCTGGCGGACTTAGCAGTTTTATACTCTATTCCATGGTTTATTATGATTGCaatgtacataaatattcatacatATGATGAGGAGAGAAAATTAGATTACTGGTGGTGGATTTTCGATACCATTAATGCTATTATAACGTTTGTCTTACCCACAACAATAAcagcaatttttaatgctcGAATAGTGCACAACATTCGCGAGCATAATCGTATTCAAAGAAACTTGATTTTAAGTTTCGTTGCatccaataaaaaaacaaaaagttcTGAGAATGAAACATCATATATTGAAGACACAAAAATGCTTGTTATCATTTCAAGCacaattatatgtttaaatatcCCCTTCCAAATTTCCCGTCAACTTGTTGCCTTAGAGATACTAGAG ATatctaataaacatttttacataatttggATCGTCACCCAATTATTATGGCTGGCAAATTACggaataaacttttttcttaattgtgcAACTGGAAAGAACTTTCGTAAAGAAATGATTCGCATATTTACGAAACGTTCAGATATTAGAAGGAACGAAGATATAGAGATGgagaaatattaa